The proteins below come from a single Falco peregrinus isolate bFalPer1 chromosome Z, bFalPer1.pri, whole genome shotgun sequence genomic window:
- the FST gene encoding follistatin isoform X1 → MLNQRIHPGMLLLLMFLCHFMEDHTVQAGNCWLRQARNGRCQVLYKTDLSKEECCKTGRLTTSWTEEDVNDNTLFKWMIFNGGAPNCIPCKETCENVDCGPGKKCKMNKKNKPRCVCAPDCSNITWKGPVCGLDGKTYRNECALLKARCKEQPELEVQYQGKCKKTCRDVLCPGSSTCVVDQTNNAYCVMCNRICPEPASPEQYLCGNDGITYASACHLRKATCLLGRSIGLAYEGKCIKAKSCEDIQCSAGKKCLWDFKVGRGRCALCDELCPESKSDEAVCASDNTTYPSECAMKEAACSMGVLLEVKHSGSCNSINEDPEDEEEDEDQDYSFPISSILEW, encoded by the exons ATGTTAAATCAGAGAATCCACCCGGGCATGCTCTTACTCCTGATGTTTCTGTGCCACTTCATGGAAGATCACACAGTGCAGG cTGGGAACTGCTGGCTCCGGCAGGCGCGGAACGGCCGCTGCCAGGTCCTCTACAAAACCGACCTCAGCAAGGAGGAGTGCTGCAAGACCGGCCGCCTGACAACTTCGTGGACGGAAGAGGACGTCAACGACAACACTCTTTTTAAGTGGATGATTTTTAATGGGGGAGCCCCAAACTGCATCCCGTGCAAAG AAACGTGCGAGAACGTGGACTGTGGACCCgggaagaaatgtaaaatgaacAAGAAGAACAAACCTCGGTGTGTTTGTGCTCCGGATTGCTCTAATATCACTTGGAAGGGTCCCGTGTGTGGCTTAGATGGGAAAACCTACAGGAACGAGTGTGCCCTTCTCAAAGCCAGATGTAAAGAACAGCCCGAACTTGAAGTCCAGTATCAGGGCAAATGCAAAA AGACCTGTAGGGATGTTTTATGCCCAGGCAGCTCCACATGTGTGGTTGACCAAACTAATAATGCCTACTGTGTGATGTGTAATCGAATTTGCCCAGAGCCTGCCTCCCCTGAACAGTATCTCTGCGGGAATGACGGCATAACTTACGCCAGTGCTTGCCACCTGAGGAAAGCTACCTGCCTACTAGGCAGATCCATTGGATTAGCCTACGAAGGAAAATGCATCA AAGCCAAATCCTGTGAAGACATTCAATGCAGTGCTGGGAAGAAATGCTTGTGGGATTTTAAGGTTGGCAGAGGTCGGTGCGCCCTCTGCGATGAGCTATGCCCTGAAAGCAAGTCAGACGAGGCAGTCTGTGCCAGCGATAACACAACTTACCCAAGCGAGTGTGCCATGAAAGAGGCAGCCTGCTCCATGGGTGTGCTTCTAGAAGTAAAGCACTCTGGATCTTGCAACT CCATTAATGAAGACCCAgaggatgaagaggaagatgaagacCAGGACTACAGCTTTCCTATATCTTCCATTCTAGAGTGGTAA
- the FST gene encoding follistatin isoform X2: protein MLNQRIHPGMLLLLMFLCHFMEDHTVQAGNCWLRQARNGRCQVLYKTDLSKEECCKTGRLTTSWTEEDVNDNTLFKWMIFNGGAPNCIPCKETCENVDCGPGKKCKMNKKNKPRCVCAPDCSNITWKGPVCGLDGKTYRNECALLKARCKEQPELEVQYQGKCKKTCRDVLCPGSSTCVVDQTNNAYCVMCNRICPEPASPEQYLCGNDGITYASACHLRKATCLLGRSIGLAYEGKCIKAKSCEDIQCSAGKKCLWDFKVGRGRCALCDELCPESKSDEAVCASDNTTYPSECAMKEAACSMGVLLEVKHSGSCN from the exons ATGTTAAATCAGAGAATCCACCCGGGCATGCTCTTACTCCTGATGTTTCTGTGCCACTTCATGGAAGATCACACAGTGCAGG cTGGGAACTGCTGGCTCCGGCAGGCGCGGAACGGCCGCTGCCAGGTCCTCTACAAAACCGACCTCAGCAAGGAGGAGTGCTGCAAGACCGGCCGCCTGACAACTTCGTGGACGGAAGAGGACGTCAACGACAACACTCTTTTTAAGTGGATGATTTTTAATGGGGGAGCCCCAAACTGCATCCCGTGCAAAG AAACGTGCGAGAACGTGGACTGTGGACCCgggaagaaatgtaaaatgaacAAGAAGAACAAACCTCGGTGTGTTTGTGCTCCGGATTGCTCTAATATCACTTGGAAGGGTCCCGTGTGTGGCTTAGATGGGAAAACCTACAGGAACGAGTGTGCCCTTCTCAAAGCCAGATGTAAAGAACAGCCCGAACTTGAAGTCCAGTATCAGGGCAAATGCAAAA AGACCTGTAGGGATGTTTTATGCCCAGGCAGCTCCACATGTGTGGTTGACCAAACTAATAATGCCTACTGTGTGATGTGTAATCGAATTTGCCCAGAGCCTGCCTCCCCTGAACAGTATCTCTGCGGGAATGACGGCATAACTTACGCCAGTGCTTGCCACCTGAGGAAAGCTACCTGCCTACTAGGCAGATCCATTGGATTAGCCTACGAAGGAAAATGCATCA AAGCCAAATCCTGTGAAGACATTCAATGCAGTGCTGGGAAGAAATGCTTGTGGGATTTTAAGGTTGGCAGAGGTCGGTGCGCCCTCTGCGATGAGCTATGCCCTGAAAGCAAGTCAGACGAGGCAGTCTGTGCCAGCGATAACACAACTTACCCAAGCGAGTGTGCCATGAAAGAGGCAGCCTGCTCCATGGGTGTGCTTCTAGAAGTAAAGCACTCTGGATCTTGCAACT GA